The segment AGCTGCCTCCTGTGGAGTCAGAAGACCCAGGGAGGTGAAGCTTTCTACAAGCATTTACATGAATATATTGGTAACATTTGCCCTTGACATTTACGCACACCCGTTACAGGcatgcatgcacatgcacaGAAGCCTGGGCTTGAAAGCAAACCCATATGTCTTGTCTATCTTCTGTCACTGTAATTGATTcgtgggaattttttttttcacttttaacaATGAAGTAGATGCTGAGTTGGATTTCTCGAATAACAGTTTCTGAAAGACTTTACAACAGCAGCTAAAAATTACAGTTCCACTTACATTTAGGATTTGTTATCGTCAAATGTGATTGTTATACATGTTAATAAATGATTCTCCATTGCTTAACTTTGTGACAGACACTCAGTTGTCATATTAAGCATGCTCTTGTATAAATGGAGTGAACAAATATTACCTCTCTGTATAATGCAATAAAATGCAACACCACACACTACAGACACTTTATCCTTCATAACCTTCAGTTTTATTTGTATGAAATTAGTTTCAGGTGGGTGTACCTGATAAACTGAGAAAGGATCTTCTGCCTATTACAATATAAATAGTTTGTCCTTTATAGCCTGTCAGACAGCTATGAACAAATACTTGCACATAGAAATGAAACTGccccaactgtatcaccatggGAAGCTCAGGGGTGCAAGTACAGACCTGCCATACTTCAAATGAACTTGTATTCATGAGCAAGGCAAATGACAATCCTCCAAATTATATCCAGGCACCCAgagtttcaagtttcagtttcCTGAGCTGGTTCTCTGACATACCTCAGGGGAGAGGAGGGTCCAGCTGTTGGTGGAGGACCCACTGCTGCctgtgctgttgctgttgtcagACATCGCCCTCTGCAGGCTCAATGTGGCACAGCACGGTGCAGACTCAGCTTTATGATTTTCTGCAGACGACGACAGAAACAACGTGTCTTCATTGAACATGTCTGATGCATACACTGCATGCCTTGTGGGAGTTAACAGGATTATCTCGATGTAGTAATCTGACTGCAACATGGTCATTAGTGTTGGTATAGGTAGGCTAACTACCTAAATCATAAGTAGACACAGATCTGagcataaaaatacacacaaaatgacaaactacGTCTCATTTTCTGCAATATTTTGATGGTGATTATGTAAATAAGAGTCTAAGAGGGCACAATTATGCAACACCGTTACCGTTGGGAGCCTAATTCACCGCACACACGGGATAAAGACCAGATTGTCGTTGATACAAGTTATGTAACGGTGTGTTGGCATCCATAATGTACTGCTGCGCAGCTTAAAAAAGGTTCAATCACAAGACACAGGAATCTCCTCATTGTATTCATCACCAGTGCTATTTCCAGCCAGCCATTCATTCATATCCAACCATCCAGTCAATCTGTGTGGCAGTTAAATTACCAAAAATGGTCAAACCCCAGACACGAGCGGCTCATTGATGCAGGCACGAGCAAACAGCGGTTAATACTCACATGTCGAGAGCACTATGTGCGCTAAGCTTCAGGTTTGCACgagtaaaacacacatttaaggGGCTGTAATTGTTGTAGCAACCAAATTCAGGGTTCACTCCTAATGGTAAACAAAGGATGGTAGGCTGAATATTCCCACTCCCACTCTTCCGCGTTCTCACTCAGGCCCCGCTGCTCGCGAGCGCTCTTCAAACACCTGCTCCACtccattaaattaaaaacaaagaagacgTTTTATTTACCCAACTTGTTTACACCTCAGTCGCTCGCTGTTTTTCTCTTCaaacgttttgttttttagtatgAACAACGCTCCTCTCTTCCCGTGAACTTGGGAACTTTGGGAATTCCAAGCTGCGTCACGTAAACCAAGGCGCCTCTCGTCCAATGGGATTTCAGGAGAGGCTGTGGAGCTCCCGCCCCCGAACCAAGGCTGGACCAATCAGATAGAAGTGTCGTGTCAGGAAAACGACGCACAGCCGAGCGTGATTGACGTCTGCAGGTGAAAGTAGCAGGTGATAGACGCTAGTTCTTAATAATACAACTTCATGTGTGAACCTAGGTCTCAAGATGCATGCGTGttcatatatatacacagaaggGAGAGGCTACCAGGACCAGCCGCACACTGACACGTCTGCAGAGCTATATTTGAACTGCGGGACTTACCACAGTGGACAGCCCCTCGACTCCGGTTGCTCCACTGTGGACATCGGTTTCATCATCTTACTGCCTTTTCTCTAAAATTAGTCTGTTAACTGTTTTGTCTGTGCTAGATAAATTTACTTCAACATCTCAACAtaacacccacacaaacaaaactggagCCTGTGGTGTCAGACAGATTATTGTATATGCAGATTGCAGTGATAAAAGTATCCAGATCCTTTACTACAGTGTAAAACTACCCACTACATGTCATAGGTGGATTATGCAACAAAGGGCCCCTGGGCAaggatatgcaaaaggccccatgGTTTCTCTggagcaaaacacacagactttgtggttgtattgcctcttttgtgttgttttgtgtctctttgttgttgttgttgttgttgttgttgttgttgttatgcatctttttggggttttgcatctctttgggctcattttgagtctctgtggttgttttgccactTTGGCCATCTCCTTTTATTTCctgtgcatctctttgtggtcttcttgtgtctctttcaggTCATTTTGAGCCTCTTCTTGATCAGTGTGCGTTAatttgaatgacattttgcaagtgaggGCCAGGTGAGCCCTTGACTCTTTGGGCCCCTGAGCCTGTGCCTGTTCGGCctattcagtaatccatccatgattaTTATGCAAGGAGAATTTTCATTTTGCAGCCAGTCAACATTGCATCATACTTTCAAAGTTGATCATATTTTGTATGTGACATCTGTAAATAATCTCCAAAGTAGTTAggaactgtcaaataaatgaagCTGACTAAAAAGTAAAAGATTTCCTGGTCAAATGTACAAGTATTAAGTAccataaaaaggaaaaactatAAAATCTAGTTAAGTAGAGGggccttaaaaaaatgttaccaAGCACCTGAGTATGCATGCATTTAGTTACTTTCTACCATTAGTGGTTTATTTATTCCCCAATTTGTGATGTCTTCACACAGTTACAGATTCTGTCAtctttaataaacattttattgtaGGAGTTATTTAATTGATATGATGTTATATGGCACATAATAACTCTTGTATTTGTAAAGGATAAAATGCAGAGATGCAAAGAGGCCatatatttctgtttctgttgatAAACATGTAGGGTACAAAGTATTTGTAGCCTACAATTTATGCCAAAAATATACCTTTAAACATTCTTTCAGGTGTAGCAGTGGTGTTGGAAGGTACACCTTATTTATAATTAGCCAAACACGTAGCCAGATTTCCGTCCTGAGAAACAGTTTATCAAAATTTTTACAGTGACTTTGTAATTAAATTTACAGTGTAGAGACATAAGGATTATGGCAGAGAttaataaagacattttaaaaaaaattaaaaaaaatctacttttAAAAGAAGTTGTTTAAAATGGAAGTAAATCATTAGAAAGTCTAAGTTGAAAAAGACACTTGAAAGCTACACATGATCAAGTGAACATATCTGGGTCACTGGTTATGCAATGACATTAAAGTATGTCACGTTTGAATTGGCAGtgacaacaggaaaaaaatacgTCTCATGTTTAGATAGTATTGTATAATTTCAGGAAGTTTTGCACTAGCTTTTTCCTTCCTGACCAATTACGAGTCCCTGCAGTAATGACGTACATTTCCTGCGACGGACAGAACAGACCAATGGCAAGAGAGTTGTCCTGGTGGATTGACCAATGGGATGAGACGAGGTCTATTTGAACGGTGAAAAGCGGGCTAGCAAACATTCGAGAGGGAAACAAAGAGGGACCAACATCCTACTACGGTTGGACGCGAAAAACTGGATTCATTTACTTTTTCATATCAGGATACTTTGGCAGTTATATCAGGTAACGTTGAAGCTTCATTAAGTGCGCCACACAGTAGCAGAAGCAAAGTTTGGTGTTTACGGAAGTTGTCAAAGATAACGGTTGTTCTCGGCGACGTTAGCTTAACTGTTAGCCACACTCGCTTAGCGGTGCGAACTGAAACTTGCTGCCACGTTGTCCACAAAAATATTCATCTAATTTTCCTCATTGCTGCTTCTGACAAATGTTACTATCCTCTCCACTAGGTCTTCGCAATGTCTCACAAACAGATATACTACTCTGATAAATATGACGACGACAAATACGAGTACAGGTGTGTATGGCTAATGTTTATCCAGCATTCAGTTTAACTGTGTCAGCGTGTCACCGTTATGCTGTGAGAGTTCCTGCAAGGTGGCATCGTAACTTTGAAAAATGAATCTTAAGTTATGTATCACGATATGTCATAATCATCATTTGGTGGAGTGATTTTCTTATAACATCCGTCCTTGTTTTCTAAAGGCATGTCATGCTACCCAAAGACATTGCAAAGCGTGTACCCAAGACACATTTGATGTCTGAGACAGAGTGGAGGAATCTGGGGGTCCAGCAGAGCCAAGGATGGGTGCATTACATGATCCACCAGCCAggtattttatcttgttttctaGGTTAATGTCTACCACAACTGATCTGAAGATATACCAGTGGTAAACAAGCTGTCATAAATCTTGTCTTCATGGCTGTCTGATTGAGACTGTTTATTTGatccttttattttcattgagaTCTGCAACACTTCTTCAaatagttgtcaactattatataagttgccaattaatttgaTCACcggtttgagtattttttttataggaAATAAGTCACGATACCGGACTCCTGCTTctaaaatgtgaatgttttctgttttttttttttactcctatATGACAGtacactgaatatctttgaggtgtggataaaacaagacattttaggacatcctcttgggctctgggaaacgCACACCGGCATTTTCCACCATGTTCTGGAAtcttatagaccaaacaattaatagATCAACTGAggaaatggacagattgatcttgtcagtgaaaataattgttagttgcagccctattatCAAGCATAGTAGACATGACATACACAATGGGGCCATTGGATGTAGCTGTAGACCTTCAAATGTCTGCAGGTTTCACGAAAGCACAATGCCATAATAAATGAGCAGCCACTAGCCTTTGGTTATTATGATTAAGTGTGAAAATGGGATTCTGATCTTTAACAATGTTAAGCAAAAGTGTATACATTTAGATATTTGAGAGTCAAATGCATTGAATGGCTTCTGTGCCTTTTTTCTTAAGTCCGCATTTTTTAGTAGAGGCATTGTTTGACTGCAGGGCACACTAACTCTATAAGcaactgtttgttttacagttatCATGTGCTTCATCTgtatatttaacaaaaaaaaaaaaagtgaccaCAAGCTGAAACTAACCGGCACATGACAGTGCTGATGGCTGACATGTTGCTAGTTTTTAGCTGAACTTGATTTAAAGTTAAAGCCGGCTTTGTATTTTGTATGCCCTCTTTATTTTAGCCATATCATTGCCAATGGGAGCTGAGACTTGGTGTGCGgtgtattttttccttttttcatgaattttatGTGTATCCAGCACCCACTCCAAATGGACCTTGGGATGTGCGTGTTTTTTGACTATTTTTTCAGTAAAGGGACCCATCCCATCTAGATGCCTTTCAAGTAGAGAATGAGAGATGTGAAGTCCTATGTGTGAATCTGACGTTAAAGCGGGTTAAGTTACACCTTTTTTGAAGTAGTGGGACAGATTAGTGGTAAACGGTTCCATAGATTTGGTGACCATGAGCATATGCACAGTGGGTGTCAACTCCAGCCACACCCTTTATTCAGAAATATTGGAATAGCAGTCACAAGAGTCAAGTTTCCCCATAAGGAATAAAGCATCACAATAAGTGTCATTATCTCTTATGTATTGTCAGGGTATCCgcggatccttgaaaagtcttaaagtcttaaattcatgtatctaaaagtaaggcctgaaaacgtcttaaattcattagaaatgtctcagattggtcttaaattcattactcaaaggtcttaaaattgttgcggaaggaatatttaatctgactttatttcttttcttttttttttattctcgcgGCATTTTTCTGTGAGtatccatgcgccgtccaataacgggcTTAACGGCgtgcgctggccacctggcactcaatatgctgctgtagtggtttgttttccagacatgtgagtatctttgagcagtgaaagttattatttatgactttttacttgtcggcagtgatttgttttccacagagctctacgtgcNNNNNNNNNNNNNNNNNNNNNNNNNNNNNNNNNNNNNNNNNNNNNNNNNNNNNNNNNNNNNNNNNNNNNNNNNNNNNNNNNNNNNNNNNNNNNNNNNNNNNNNNNNNNNNNNNNNNNNNNNNNNNNNNNNNNNNNNNNNNNNNNNNNNNNNNNNNNNNNNNNNNNNNNNNNNNNNNNNNNNNNNNNNNNNNNNNNNNNNNNNNNNNNNNNNNNNNNNNNNNNNNNNNNNNNNNNNNNNNNNNNNNNNNNNNNNNNNNNNNNNNNNNNNNNNNNNNNNNNNNNNNNNNNNNNNNNNNNNNNNNNNNNNNNNNNNNNNNNNNNNNNNNNNNNNNNNNNNNNNNNNNNNNNNNNNNNNNNNNNNNNNNNNNNNNNNNNNNNNNNNNNNNNNNNNNNNNNNNNNNNNNNNNNNNNNNNNNNNNNNNNNNNNNNNNNNNNNNNNNNNNNNNNNNNNNNNNNNNNNNNNNNNNNNNNNNNNNNNNNNNNNNNNNNNNNNNNNNNNNNNNNNNNNNNNNNNNNNNNNNNNNNNNNNNNNNNNNNNNNNNNNNNNNNNNNNNNNNNNNNNNNNNNNNNNNNNNNNNNNNNNNNNNNNNNNNNNNNNNNNNNNNNNNNNNNNNNNNNNNNNNNNNNNNNNNNNNNNNNNNNNNNNNNNNNNNNNNNNNNNNNNNNNNNNNNNNNGTGTTCccccacttctaattttacaaattaagcactggttatagtacagcgggatcccccaaccatcgcttatatttatagttttttcggtcttaaattccattcaaggtggcattaaaaaggtcttaaaaagtcttaaatttaacttactgaaacctgcagataccctgaTTGTGTACcttgttttttcctcttgcAGAGCCGCACATCTTGCTGTTCCGGCGCCCTCTTCCCAGCCAGAAGTCATAAGGCAGAGAACCTCTGGGTCCTTGGAAGATCAGTCCTACCTATGTGCCACAGATCAACTCATCAAACTAGGAATCATGCCGTCAGGTTACCAAACTCTTGTGTGGTAGGTGACTTGTGATTTGGACTGATCATGTTGGACCTGGAGAAGGACTATCACATCTATGAACAGTGGTTGTAGAATGGAGTATgcgttgaaggaaaaaaaatcatcacccTTCTCTTAGGGAAAAGACTTCCTCATGTGCTAACAGCGACACGCCGTCTGCCGGAAAACCTTCAAATGAGCTTACACTGTCTTTTTTGACTGATCTGTCCAACTTGCTGAACCTGCTTGGATATTCCAGCTTTTTAGAACAATTGTTATAAGATATGGAGAGTGAAACTTGTCAAAACATTTTGAGTCATTCTaacagtgtgttctgggtcaaACTCTGGTCAGATCACACGCCAGACAGAACAGTTGAATCGTAAAATTAAGTTTGACTCTGAAACATCAAAGTGCGGTTTTAAGTGACATGTTGCTGCTTGGTTTAAATGACACTGTAAATTGGCATTTAACACTTTTTGTCATGTGCATGAAAAGCCACATCTGTTAGAGTCACTTCAGAAAATAGATTTGATCCCTTTCCTCACACAAGAGCATATTTCTATTAGTGTTGGCCTGCTTTAGAACAAATCTTTTTGATGGCTCTGGTTGCACCAGTGAGCTGCTCAGTATTTATAAATGTGTTGCCCTTtctgaaataaatgtaaacttTTAAATCTAGTGTGGACTCTGGCAGTGTTTTGGCAGCATTTGCTACTTTAGGATTACATGGAGCCacatgaaaattgaaaaaataaataaataaataaaaatgagttGGGTGATGGCAGACAGACACTACCCTAAAAATGCTCTTACTTGATAAATCCGGATCATTGAATGAGATATTGAAAAGCCAACTGCGTTTGTTTTGGATTGTGGTATCAAATACTGTTGCGTTAAGGCACTTGTTTTGTCATACTTGCACCAACTCTGACCTGTTTGTTTACCCTCTGTCCTTTTTTCATCACCACATACTGAGCTGCTCTGCTGTCACTGACGCCAAATCTCTGCCTTGAATAACTGTCCTGTGTGAACTTGTGCCTTTCTGTATGGTTTGCTTTTGTTCAGTTCTTTTTGACAGAATTAGTAATTACATGTGTAGGTATAGAGCTGCTCTGCCTTTCAGAATTATTAAAAAGAATCAATGCAATCATATCATAATGATGCATTTAAGTCTTTGATCAAACAACTGAATTGAAAACTGTGGATGCTGTCCCTTTATGCTTGTTTGGTAATCTTAAAAATTACAAGTTCTTGGAGTGTGTCAGGTTGAGTGCAGAATTAATAACACCCCATTTTGCTTTGCAAAGGTAGCTGCTGCATCAAAGGGAACGGTTTCCTGAAGTTAAATCtttactatgcaggaattgttggtGAGTGCTTGTAGATAGTATTGCAAGTGAAAGTTAGTCACTCCCCTTtgctatatttgtatttttccagCACTGTtactttgtgatttttttgtagcttcctcttggatttGTGCTGCATATTGTCTGGCACCTGATCACTACCTGTGCACTTTGCTCGAGAATATCCTGAACtttgcaaaataagaaaaccgAAGCAGAGGGTAGGGTGACTGCAGGTAATTACACTGCCTAGTGGGTCATAAAGGATGATTGACAGGGATTACTTTCGTAAGAGTATACAGGGGTTTTTAGGGAAGTCCTGCATAGTACACAAGGTTACAATGTCTCAAACACATTTACCAATAAAAGGCCTTAGAAAGTATTGACAGTATTTGATGCTGGTGCATCAGGAAACATTAAAGCAGGAGGGAAACTATTCTATGAGGGAACTGACTTCGACACACCTGTATGCGTGAGATGCCCTTATTGTCGCCCCTTCTATGCATTTAAAACAAGGAATGAAACTGCATTGTTAAACTAAGGCTTTGCTAGCCAGTCCGCtcatgactttttctttgtcgAGTGTTAAGCACAAAGAGTATCATCTGTAACactttaatttactgtttaAACTGACATTGGTGTGCTTACTTGGTCTTGGAAAGAATATATTGTCATGTTtggtgtgtatttccattgcaagtttggtcttaaattacatttaaagtgGTATTTGCaaggtcttaaatttaacttgatTAAATCTGTCGACACCCTGGTATACCTCACTGTGTTTGTCAGTTTTTCAGTCCTTATATAAACCTATTTGTCAAATTTACAGTTGGACACCAAAAACGTTTACTCTTTGGAAAAACTACCCTTTTTGGTTGTTATCCTGTCGAGGTTGGTGCAAAGAGAAATCCCCCAGACAGCAGCATTTGATTGCACCATTGCTCCTCACTTTGCTTTCTATCTCTGCCAAAAAACTGTTCACGTAGGATATGTTACTTACACTTTGTAATTACCTTCTGCTGTGTTCCACCCTGTTTTCAAAAACAAGTGAATCTTCTCTGAGCCGCGTGACATGACGCACCCACACCGGACAAAGCACCCATTAGAAAATTCCAAATGATGTGCACCTGCTGTGTGGGCTGGAATAGTAACATAATCACATCACATGCGCCATCTGATGCCTTTATCATTATCGTTTCACTGCATGTATATACAATATAACAGACTGGATTTAATGATCATCTGAAGGAGGCTCACACACGAGCACAAAGAACTCACTCAGGCCCGCTGCAACAATGTTTAAACTGCTAGAGTGCTGTGTGGACTATTGAAATCATCTCTATGACAAGACCAGATCCAAATGGTACCAATCATTGATTCATAGAAAATACAACTGCTCAAAAGTTAACAACACCAAATCTTTTaaacagcttttaaaaaaaaaattgacactgacacactgttCTCCTGTGTGACCCCAGGAACATCTAGTAATTATTCACAGCTTCATCCCAGCTCGACATGTGTGTCACTGGAATAAGTGTGAGACAAAACTGTGCTGTAAATGTGCCATGTGTTTTATAATCAGGTGTTGGAGCTCATCAACTTACCTGTGGTAGTATAATGTGATGAGCCCTGCTGGGATAAAGCTGTGACCTGATAATATCTGCAGGGATGTATGCCCGACAGCACTGTTCATGAATGTGTGATATTATGCTACACACTTGGTGCTCATCCAGTGGCACAGTGATACTGCATCTGTTGTCTGGCACCGTGACCGGActcttgtttttcttattaGTCGCCCGTAATATTGCCAATCTAACAATTCCAGTGTCTCCCATTTGGTGTGTAATATGGGTCTCATCTACCGGTAAATGTCTCTGTGAGCTTAATGGACAAAATGTTTTACCGAATGGGCTAGTCGTTACGATGGCGTACGTGCATAAAGGGAGAGGCAGCCGCAGCATCTGCCACACATTTAAAAGTTAGACTTGGTGTAAACGACTGGTGGATTATTGCTCTACAGAGGTTCTAATGAACAGGCAATAACAGAAACAGTGAGGCTGGATAATTCAGAGGCTGTCGTTGGTGGTCAGTTTTAACCAGAATTCAGCTCTGTTGTTTACCAGAGCTGCAACGATTCACTGGTTGaccaacagaaaattaatcggCAACTATTCTGATAATTGAATAATCGTTCTGCAAAAGATTTTCAAGCAGAAAAAGCCAAGcatttgctggtttcatgcttcaattattttctttgtcatacatgataataaactttGGGATATTTAGACTGTTGGTTGGGTAAAACATACCGTTTGAGGATGTCGCCTTGGTCTCTGGGAGATTACACAGGGcatgtttcactattttctgacatttcattgaCAAAGTTTGATCAGTAATGAGAATCGTGAGTTGCAGCTGTATTGTTCAATAAGACATAATATAAAGTTGTCTCGCCTCATGTTATTTTTTTAGCCCTGCACGTTATCTCTAACCAGCAGTGCCACACATTACACCAACATAAACCTGACGTCAGTGATGGGCGAATACACTTGACTAAATCAAGAATTTTGTCTGTAATATTACTGCTAGGGCTGCAGCCAGAATTCTTTATTTCCCTTTAC is part of the Epinephelus moara isolate mb chromosome 22, YSFRI_EMoa_1.0, whole genome shotgun sequence genome and harbors:
- the cks1b gene encoding cyclin-dependent kinases regulatory subunit 1, with protein sequence MSHKQIYYSDKYDDDKYEYRHVMLPKDIAKRVPKTHLMSETEWRNLGVQQSQGWVHYMIHQPEPHILLFRRPLPSQKS